ATGAGCGGTCAGATGTTTGACGGCCGGGCCACCAATGGCATGCAGTTTGCCGCCCGCCTACGGCTCCTCCCTGTCGGTGGCCGTGTGACGGCCGAGGGAGAGCGCTTGCGGGTGGAAGGGGCCACGGAGGTGCTGTTGCTGCTGACCGCGGCCACGGACTATCAAATGGTCTATGGCAACTTTCGCGGACCTGACCCCCTGAAAACCACAGAGAACCAGCTCCAGGCGGCGGCCCGCAAAACCTACGCCGAGCTCCGTGCCGCCCACATTCAGGATCATCAGGCGCTGTTCCGGCGGGTCAGCTTGGACCTCGGGCGCAGTGAGGCCGCCCGGTTGCCGACGGATGAACGGCTGGCCGCCTTCAGTAAGGGAGGCGAAGACCTTGGCTTGGCAGTGCTGTATTTTCAATACGGCCGTTATCTGCTCATGGGCAGCTCGCGGCCCGGCTCGTTACCGGCCAACCTCCAGGGATTATGGGCGGACACAATTCAGACCCCGTGGAATGGCGATTACCACGCCAATATCAATGTCCAGATGAATTACTGGCCGGCGCTGGTGGGCAACCTGGCCGAGTGCCACGTGCCCTTGTTGGATTTTATCCGCTTTCTCAGCGTGCCCGGCGCAAAGACGGCCCGGGTGCATTACGACGCGGCGGGTTGGACCGTGCACACCATTGCCAACCCCTGGGGGTTCACGGCCCCTGGCGAGCATCCGGGGTGGGGTTTGTTTCCGGCAGGGGGGGCCTGGCTGGCCACGCATTTGTGGGAACACTTTGCCTTTACGGGGGATCGCCCCCAGCTCACACGCGACTGGCCCGCCCTGCGTGCCGCCGCCGAGTTTTCGTTGGACTGGCTGGTGCCGCAACCCGAGACGGGCAGGCTGGTGAGCGGACCGGCCAATTCGCCGGAGAATGTGTTTATCACCCCCGACGGCCAGCGCGGCTCGCTGAGCATGGGACCGGCCATGGAGCAGCAGATCATCTGGGAAAACTTTCGCAACGCCCTGGCCGCGGCGCGGGTGCTGGGGGTGAAGGATCAGTTTCCGCGCCGGGTGTCCGAAGCCCAGGCCAAGTTGCTGGGGCCGCAAATCGGCCGTGATGGCCGCCTGTTGGAATGGGCCCGGGAATATGGTGAGGCCGAGCCGCAACACCGGCATGTATCCCATCTATTTGCGCTGCATCCCGGCTCCCAAATCACGGCGGCCACCCCGGAGTGGTGGGCGGCGGCGCGCAAGTCCCTTGAGGCCCGCGGCGACGCCGGCACGGGATGGAGCATGGCGTGGAAGATTAATTTCTGGGCCCGTCTTCATGACGGCGACCGGGCTCATAAACTGCTGCGCAACCTGCTCCGCGTAGTGGACTTTGAAGGCGTGAACATGACGGGGGGCGGCGGTGTCTATGGCAATCTGTTTTGCGCGCATCCGCCCTTTCAAATTGATGGCAATTTTGGCGGCAGCGCGGGCATTGCGGAGATGCTGCTGCAAAGCCACGTGCCTGCCCCCGGTATCACCGGCGTCCATCAGATGCCGGTGTACGAGCTGCATTTGCTGCCGGCCCTGCCCAAAGCCTGGGCCGCGGGCGAGGTCCGCGGTCTGCGCGCGCGCGGCGGTTTTGAGATCAGCCGCATGACCTGGCGGGAGGGGCGGTTGGAGCAGGTGGAAATCCGCAGCCTGCTGGGCAATCCGTGTGTGCTGCGGCTGGCCGGGGCGCCACAGGTGACCACCCGCGACGGGCGTACCCTCCGCGCGGTGCG
The nucleotide sequence above comes from Verrucomicrobiia bacterium. Encoded proteins:
- a CDS encoding glycoside hydrolase family 95 protein, whose amino-acid sequence is MQRVPAFRSSIAIILLFQAAVWTGRGAAAAEDTLLWYRQPASRWTRALPVGNGRLGAMVFGGVWRERLQFNEISLWSGGPEDPNNPEALKALPEIRRLLAEGKQTEADRLGVQKLICAGKGSGHGRGARVPYGSYQTFGDVWIEFAGDTNQVPSAYRRQLDLDTGLARTTYQLGHVTFTREIFASHPDQALVMLLGADQQNQLSFTVALRRSEMAVTRAVSSNELVMSGQMFDGRATNGMQFAARLRLLPVGGRVTAEGERLRVEGATEVLLLLTAATDYQMVYGNFRGPDPLKTTENQLQAAARKTYAELRAAHIQDHQALFRRVSLDLGRSEAARLPTDERLAAFSKGGEDLGLAVLYFQYGRYLLMGSSRPGSLPANLQGLWADTIQTPWNGDYHANINVQMNYWPALVGNLAECHVPLLDFIRFLSVPGAKTARVHYDAAGWTVHTIANPWGFTAPGEHPGWGLFPAGGAWLATHLWEHFAFTGDRPQLTRDWPALRAAAEFSLDWLVPQPETGRLVSGPANSPENVFITPDGQRGSLSMGPAMEQQIIWENFRNALAAARVLGVKDQFPRRVSEAQAKLLGPQIGRDGRLLEWAREYGEAEPQHRHVSHLFALHPGSQITAATPEWWAAARKSLEARGDAGTGWSMAWKINFWARLHDGDRAHKLLRNLLRVVDFEGVNMTGGGGVYGNLFCAHPPFQIDGNFGGSAGIAEMLLQSHVPAPGITGVHQMPVYELHLLPALPKAWAAGEVRGLRARGGFEISRMTWREGRLEQVEIRSLLGNPCVLRLAGAPQVTTRDGRTLRAVRLGTVWSFPTQAGESYVIAPAL